A genome region from Methanobacterium aggregans includes the following:
- a CDS encoding roadblock/LC7 domain-containing protein, whose product MMNYNGIEKQNSNFKDVLKPLMRISGVKNCIIATMDGMPVGEIDQEGMIISATSAAVLGAITEMVRNINFGIAEKLIVETDFGKIIIEEVGNNHAIVVLTDDNVNIGMIRLTLKKAVKNLQGMIQPAANG is encoded by the coding sequence ATGATGAATTACAATGGTATTGAAAAACAGAATTCTAACTTCAAAGACGTTTTAAAGCCTTTAATGCGTATTAGTGGTGTTAAAAACTGTATTATTGCCACCATGGATGGTATGCCTGTTGGTGAAATAGATCAGGAGGGTATGATCATCAGCGCCACCAGTGCAGCAGTTTTAGGTGCAATCACTGAAATGGTTCGGAACATAAATTTTGGAATAGCTGAAAAGCTCATCGTTGAAACTGATTTCGGTAAAATAATCATAGAAGAAGTAGGGAACAACCATGCCATAGTGGTGCTTACAGATGACAACGTGAACATTGGAATGATCAGGTTAACCCTCAAAAAGGCAGTGAAAAACCTTCAAGGTATGATCCAACCTGCAGCTAATGGTTAA
- a CDS encoding GTP-binding protein produces MESNETKGMLKIVVFGALDAGKTTFVETISGKELLIKGEYGRITNSFDFVQLDHGNYFIQLFATPGHRRFSFMWPTIAIGMHGAIFLIDSTVGISPVDKELIEFIGKYKVPYVVATNKDDLVHLPPELVRNELKLPEEVPIINTSSVIKQNLNTVMDTLIDKITDANNK; encoded by the coding sequence ATGGAAAGTAATGAAACAAAAGGCATGCTAAAGATCGTTGTTTTTGGAGCCCTGGATGCAGGTAAAACCACCTTCGTTGAAACCATTAGTGGTAAGGAACTCCTGATCAAGGGGGAGTACGGAAGGATCACCAACAGCTTTGACTTCGTCCAGCTGGATCATGGCAACTACTTCATTCAACTCTTTGCAACACCAGGACATAGAAGATTTTCATTCATGTGGCCCACCATTGCAATTGGTATGCATGGGGCAATATTTTTAATTGATTCAACAGTTGGTATCTCACCAGTTGACAAGGAACTCATAGAGTTCATAGGCAAGTACAAGGTACCCTACGTGGTTGCCACCAACAAGGATGATCTCGTTCATCTACCTCCAGAACTTGTGAGAAATGAGTTAAAACTTCCAGAGGAAGTTCCAATAATAAATACATCATCAGTTATAAAGCAGAACTTAAACACTGTGATGGATACACTTATAGATAAAATAACGGATGCAAATAATAAATGA